One Streptococcus sp. S1 DNA window includes the following coding sequences:
- the purK gene encoding 5-(carboxyamino)imidazole ribonucleotide synthase, with product MSSTKTIGIIGGGQLGQMMAISAIYMGHKVIALDPAADCPASRVAEIIVAPYDDVDALRQLADRCDVLTYEFENVDADGLDAVIKDGQLPQGTDLLRISQNRIFEKDFLSNKAQVTVAPYKVVTSSQDLADIDLSKNYVLKTATGGYDGHGQKVIRSEADLEEAYALADSADCVLEEFVNFDLEISIIVSGNGKDVTVFPVQENIHSNNILSKTIVPARISESLAEKTKAMAVRIAEQLNLSGTLCVEMFATADDIIVNEIAPRPHNSGHYSIEACGFSQFDTHILGVLGAPLPAIHLHAPAVMLNVLGQHVEAAETYVTENPSAHLHLYGKLEAKHNRKMGHVTLFSDVPDEVEEFGKGIDF from the coding sequence ATGAGCTCAACTAAAACCATTGGGATCATCGGTGGTGGCCAGCTCGGTCAGATGATGGCGATCTCAGCTATCTACATGGGACACAAGGTTATCGCCTTGGATCCAGCAGCTGATTGCCCAGCCTCTCGTGTGGCAGAAATCATCGTGGCCCCTTACGACGACGTAGATGCTCTTCGTCAGTTGGCAGATCGCTGTGATGTTCTCACTTATGAATTTGAAAATGTGGATGCTGATGGACTCGATGCTGTTATCAAAGATGGTCAGCTTCCACAAGGGACAGACCTACTCCGCATCTCTCAAAATCGCATTTTTGAGAAGGACTTTCTTTCCAACAAGGCCCAAGTCACTGTAGCTCCTTACAAGGTTGTGACCTCAAGCCAAGATTTGGCAGACATCGACCTCTCTAAAAACTATGTCCTCAAGACTGCGACAGGCGGTTACGATGGCCATGGTCAGAAGGTCATTCGTTCAGAAGCAGATTTGGAAGAAGCCTATGCGTTAGCTGATTCAGCAGACTGCGTTTTAGAAGAGTTCGTCAACTTTGACCTTGAAATTTCTATCATCGTTTCTGGTAATGGCAAGGACGTGACAGTCTTCCCCGTTCAGGAAAATATCCACAGCAACAACATTCTTTCAAAAACCATTGTGCCTGCTCGCATTTCAGAAAGTCTAGCTGAAAAAACCAAAGCCATGGCAGTACGCATCGCAGAACAACTGAACCTCTCTGGTACCCTCTGTGTGGAAATGTTTGCGACAGCAGATGACATCATTGTCAACGAAATTGCACCACGTCCACACAATTCAGGGCATTATTCAATTGAAGCTTGCGGCTTCTCCCAGTTTGATACCCACATCTTGGGCGTTCTCGGAGCACCACTTCCTGCTATTCACCTCCATGCACCAGCTGTCATGCTCAATGTCCTCGGCCAACACGTCGAAGCTGCTGAAACATATGTGACAGAAAATCCAAGCGCTCACCTCCACTTATATGGTAAACTAGAAGCAAAGCACAACCGCAAGATGGGGCATGTGACTTTGTTTAGTGATGTGCCAGATGAGGTTGAAGAGTTTGGGAAAGGGATTGATTTTTAA
- a CDS encoding glycoside hydrolase family 35 protein: MGVFEIRDAFYLKGQPFKILSGAIHYFRIDPADWYHSLYNLKALGFNTVETYVPWNAHEPRKGQFDFSGRLDLERFIQTAQSLGLYMIVRPSPFICAEWEFGGLPAWLLEEDLRIRSSDPVFIEAVDRYYDRLLGLLTPYQVDRGGPILMMQVENEYGSYGEDKDYLRAIRDLMKEKGVTCPLFTSDGPWRATLRAGTLIEEDLFVTGNFGSKATYNFGQMKEFFDEYGKRWPLMCMEFWDGWFTRWKEPVIQRDPEELAEAVHEVLELGSINLYMFHGGTNFGFMNGCSARGTLDLPQVTSYDYGALLNEQGNPTEKYYAIQKMMATYYPEYPQQEPLIKECLPEQTLQLAAKTSLFGNLDNLAQVETSLYPEKMEELGQTTGYLLYETDLELDAEEEKLRIIDGRDRVQIYLDDQHVATQYQTEIGEDLFIKGKKKAITNLKILLENMGRVNYGHKLLADSQHKGIRTGVCVDLHFHLHWKQYPLDLQDLSQLDFSKEWQAGAPAFYRYDFQLDHTLDTYLDMTGFGKGVVFVNGHNLGRFWEVGPTTSLYVPHGFLKEGANSLIVFETEGRYQETLELVQQPTFITVKGENL; encoded by the coding sequence ATGGGAGTTTTTGAGATTCGCGATGCTTTCTATTTAAAAGGTCAACCCTTTAAGATTTTGTCCGGAGCAATCCATTATTTCCGTATTGACCCAGCAGACTGGTATCATTCCTTGTATAATCTAAAAGCTTTGGGTTTTAACACGGTTGAGACCTATGTTCCTTGGAATGCGCATGAACCCCGCAAAGGGCAGTTTGACTTTAGTGGCCGATTGGATCTAGAGCGTTTCATTCAAACAGCCCAGTCTCTAGGACTTTACATGATTGTAAGGCCGTCGCCCTTTATCTGTGCAGAGTGGGAATTTGGTGGATTGCCAGCTTGGCTCTTAGAAGAAGACCTGCGAATCCGCTCATCAGACCCAGTCTTTATCGAAGCGGTGGATCGTTATTATGATCGCTTGCTTGGGTTGTTGACACCCTACCAAGTGGATCGGGGTGGTCCAATCCTTATGATGCAGGTGGAAAATGAGTACGGCTCTTATGGAGAAGATAAGGATTATCTTCGTGCCATTCGGGATTTGATGAAGGAAAAAGGCGTGACCTGTCCTCTCTTTACATCAGATGGTCCATGGCGAGCAACGCTAAGAGCAGGAACCTTGATCGAAGAAGACCTCTTCGTGACAGGAAACTTCGGTTCCAAAGCAACCTATAACTTTGGTCAAATGAAAGAATTCTTTGACGAATACGGCAAGAGATGGCCCTTGATGTGTATGGAATTCTGGGATGGCTGGTTTACCCGCTGGAAAGAACCTGTGATTCAAAGGGACCCAGAGGAGTTGGCTGAAGCTGTCCATGAGGTCTTGGAGCTTGGCTCCATTAATCTCTACATGTTTCATGGCGGAACCAATTTTGGCTTCATGAATGGTTGTTCAGCTCGGGGGACGCTTGATTTGCCACAGGTGACGTCCTATGACTATGGGGCTTTGCTCAATGAGCAGGGCAATCCGACGGAGAAGTATTATGCCATTCAAAAGATGATGGCGACCTATTATCCGGAATACCCACAGCAAGAACCACTTATCAAAGAGTGTTTACCAGAACAAACCTTGCAATTGGCGGCCAAGACTAGTCTTTTTGGGAATCTGGATAATTTGGCTCAAGTCGAGACCAGCCTTTATCCCGAAAAGATGGAAGAGTTGGGGCAAACCACAGGTTATCTCCTATATGAGACAGACCTTGAGTTGGATGCGGAAGAAGAAAAACTGCGCATCATTGATGGTCGGGATCGGGTACAAATTTACCTGGATGATCAACATGTAGCAACACAATACCAAACAGAGATCGGTGAAGATCTTTTTATCAAAGGGAAAAAGAAAGCGATTACGAATTTAAAAATCTTGCTTGAGAATATGGGACGTGTCAACTACGGGCACAAGCTCTTGGCTGATAGCCAGCACAAGGGCATTCGCACAGGTGTCTGTGTGGATTTGCATTTCCACCTTCATTGGAAGCAGTACCCACTGGATTTACAAGATCTCAGTCAGCTCGATTTTTCAAAGGAATGGCAGGCAGGTGCTCCAGCATTTTACCGATATGATTTTCAGCTGGACCACACCCTTGACACTTATCTGGATATGACAGGATTTGGGAAAGGGGTTGTCTTTGTCAACGGCCACAACCTTGGTCGCTTCTGGGAGGTCGGACCGACCACTTCACTTTACGTGCCTCATGGTTTCCTCAAAGAAGGAGCCAATAGCCTGATCGTCTTTGAGACAGAAGGGCGTTACCAAGAGACACTTGAACTTGTTCAACAACCTACATTTATCACAGTAAAGGGGGAAAACTTATGA
- a CDS encoding PTS system mannose/fructose/N-acetylgalactosamine-transporter subunit IIB, producing the protein MTIVGCRIDGRLIHGQVANLWTTKLNVSRIMVIDDEVAQNDIEKSGLKLATPPGVKLSILPVAKAAENILAGKYDSQRLFIVARKPDRFLRLIEAGVQLETLNVGNMSQTDETRAITRSINVVDADVEDFNKIHEKGVKITSQMVPNDTAEDFMKLLK; encoded by the coding sequence ATGACTATTGTAGGATGCCGTATCGATGGACGTTTGATCCACGGGCAGGTAGCCAATCTTTGGACTACCAAACTAAATGTTTCACGTATCATGGTGATCGATGATGAAGTCGCTCAAAATGATATCGAAAAAAGTGGCTTGAAACTAGCGACACCACCTGGTGTTAAGCTTAGTATCTTGCCAGTCGCAAAGGCTGCGGAAAATATCTTGGCTGGAAAATATGATAGCCAACGACTCTTTATCGTAGCTCGCAAACCTGATCGTTTCCTTCGTTTGATCGAAGCAGGCGTTCAGCTTGAAACGCTGAATGTCGGCAATATGTCTCAAACTGATGAGACACGTGCGATTACCCGCTCGATCAATGTGGTGGACGCGGACGTGGAAGACTTCAACAAGATCCACGAAAAAGGTGTGAAAATTACGTCTCAGATGGTGCCAAACGACACAGCAGAAGACTTTATGAAGTTATTAAAGTAA
- the purB gene encoding adenylosuccinate lyase, which yields MIERYSRPEMANIWTEENKYRAWLEVEILADEAWAELGEIPKEDVALIREKADFDIDRILEIEQQTRHDVVAFTRAVSETLGEERKWVHYGLTSTDVVDTAYGYLYKQANDIIRKDLENFLNIIADKAKEHKFTIMMGRTHGVHAEPTTFGLKLATWYSEMKRNIERFEHAAAGVEAGKISGAVGNFANIPPFVEKYVCDKLGIRAQEISTQVLPRDLHAEYFAVLASIATSIERMATEIRGLQKSEQREVEEFFAKGQKGSSAMPHKRNPIGSENMTGLARVIRGHMVTAYENVALWHERDISHSSAERIIAPDTTILIDYMLNRFGNIVKNLTVFPENMIRNMNSTFGLIFSQRAMLTLIEKGMTREQAYDLVQPKTAQSWDNQVDFKPLLEADPEVTSRLTQEEIDEIFNPTYYTKRVDEIFERIGLGD from the coding sequence ATGATCGAACGTTACTCTCGCCCTGAAATGGCGAACATTTGGACTGAAGAAAATAAATACCGTGCTTGGCTTGAGGTGGAAATCTTGGCTGACGAAGCATGGGCTGAATTGGGAGAAATCCCTAAGGAAGATGTGGCTTTGATCCGTGAAAAGGCGGACTTTGACATCGACCGTATTTTGGAAATCGAGCAGCAAACTCGTCACGATGTGGTGGCCTTCACACGTGCGGTTTCTGAAACGCTTGGTGAAGAGCGCAAGTGGGTTCACTATGGGTTGACTTCTACTGACGTGGTCGATACTGCCTATGGTTACCTCTACAAACAAGCCAACGACATCATCCGCAAGGACCTTGAAAACTTCCTTAACATCATCGCTGACAAGGCGAAAGAACACAAGTTTACTATCATGATGGGGCGTACCCACGGTGTGCACGCTGAACCGACAACTTTTGGTTTGAAATTGGCCACTTGGTACAGCGAAATGAAACGGAACATCGAGCGTTTTGAGCATGCAGCTGCTGGCGTGGAAGCTGGTAAGATTTCTGGGGCGGTTGGTAACTTTGCCAACATCCCACCATTCGTTGAAAAATACGTCTGTGACAAATTGGGTATCCGTGCTCAAGAAATCTCTACACAGGTCCTTCCTCGTGACCTTCATGCTGAGTATTTTGCAGTTCTTGCGAGCATCGCAACTTCTATCGAGCGGATGGCAACTGAAATCCGTGGTCTTCAAAAATCAGAACAACGTGAAGTGGAAGAGTTCTTTGCTAAAGGTCAAAAAGGATCTTCAGCAATGCCTCACAAACGTAACCCAATCGGTTCTGAAAACATGACAGGTCTTGCGCGTGTGATCCGTGGTCACATGGTCACAGCCTATGAAAACGTAGCCCTTTGGCATGAACGTGACATCTCTCACTCATCAGCTGAGCGCATCATTGCACCAGATACAACCATCTTGATTGACTACATGCTCAACCGTTTCGGAAACATCGTTAAGAACTTGACAGTCTTCCCAGAAAACATGATCCGCAACATGAACTCTACATTTGGTTTGATCTTCAGCCAACGTGCTATGTTGACTTTGATTGAAAAAGGCATGACGCGTGAGCAAGCTTACGACCTTGTTCAACCAAAGACTGCCCAATCATGGGATAACCAAGTAGACTTCAAGCCACTTCTTGAAGCAGATCCAGAAGTAACATCACGCCTCACTCAAGAAGAAATCGACGAAATCTTTAACCCAACATACTACACCAAACGGGTGGATGAAATCTTCGAACGCATCGGTTTGGGTGACTAA
- a CDS encoding PTS sugar transporter subunit IIA yields MAKELVLVSHGRFCEELKASTEMIMGPQESIHTVALLPEEGPEDFTAKFEATVQGLEDYIVFADLLGGTPCNTVSRLILEGRAIDLYAGMNLPMVIEFINSSLTGNEGDYPERAKESIVKVNDLLSNLDDDEDE; encoded by the coding sequence ATGGCAAAAGAGTTAGTACTGGTCAGCCATGGTCGCTTTTGTGAAGAGCTTAAAGCTAGCACAGAGATGATTATGGGACCACAAGAATCCATCCATACGGTTGCACTCTTACCAGAAGAAGGACCAGAAGACTTTACTGCTAAATTTGAAGCAACAGTCCAAGGTCTAGAAGACTATATTGTATTTGCCGATCTCTTGGGAGGAACTCCTTGCAACACCGTGAGCCGCTTGATCCTTGAAGGACGTGCGATTGACTTATACGCAGGGATGAATCTTCCGATGGTCATTGAGTTCATCAATAGTAGCCTGACTGGTAATGAAGGGGACTACCCTGAACGTGCAAAAGAAAGTATTGTCAAGGTCAATGACCTCTTGTCAAACCTTGATGATGATGAAGATGAGTAG
- a CDS encoding PTS mannose/fructose/sorbose/N-acetylgalactosamine transporter subunit IIC yields the protein MIQWWQILLLTLYSAYQICDELTIVSSAGSPVFAGFITGLVMGDLGIGLFIGASLQLTVLGVGTFGGASRIDATSGAVLATAFSVAQGIKPEIAISTIAVPVAALLTYADILGRMSTTAFAHRIDAAIERFDYKGIERNYLLGAVPWALSRALPVFLALAFGGAFVQSVVDFVAKYQWFANGLTLAGRMLPGLGFAILLHYLPVKRHLHYLALGFGLTAMLTVLYSNVQSVGAAISAMLGTDAFAKLPKEQMVAFTNNFKSVSMIGVAIIGIFLAVQHFKNSQRTVVAAPASNVESGEIEDDEF from the coding sequence ATGATACAATGGTGGCAAATTTTACTACTTACTTTGTACTCAGCTTATCAAATCTGTGATGAGTTGACGATTGTTTCATCAGCAGGCTCACCAGTCTTTGCTGGTTTCATTACAGGACTTGTTATGGGGGATTTAGGAATAGGTCTCTTTATCGGAGCTTCTCTTCAATTGACAGTGCTCGGTGTAGGTACTTTCGGTGGAGCTTCTCGTATTGACGCAACATCTGGTGCCGTTCTTGCAACTGCCTTTTCAGTAGCGCAAGGTATTAAACCAGAAATTGCGATTTCAACTATTGCCGTTCCCGTAGCTGCTCTCTTGACCTATGCAGATATCCTTGGCCGTATGAGTACTACTGCCTTTGCACACCGGATTGATGCGGCGATCGAACGCTTTGATTATAAAGGAATTGAACGCAACTACCTTCTTGGTGCTGTTCCTTGGGCTCTCTCTCGTGCCCTTCCTGTCTTCTTGGCTCTTGCCTTTGGTGGTGCTTTTGTCCAATCTGTTGTTGACTTTGTTGCAAAATATCAATGGTTCGCAAACGGCTTGACTCTTGCAGGACGTATGCTTCCTGGTCTTGGATTTGCGATCTTGCTTCACTACTTGCCTGTGAAACGTCACCTTCACTATCTTGCCCTTGGTTTTGGCTTGACAGCGATGTTGACAGTGCTTTACAGCAATGTTCAAAGTGTTGGTGCTGCAATTTCTGCTATGCTTGGAACAGATGCGTTTGCAAAACTTCCAAAAGAACAAATGGTTGCCTTCACAAACAACTTCAAATCTGTATCTATGATCGGGGTTGCTATCATCGGTATCTTCCTTGCAGTGCAACACTTTAAAAACAGCCAACGTACAGTTGTAGCTGCTCCAGCAAGCAATGTAGAAAGCGGGGAAATTGAAGATGACGAATTCTAA
- a CDS encoding PTS system mannose/fructose/sorbose family transporter subunit IID, whose protein sequence is MTNSNNYKLTKEDFKQINKRSLFTFQLGWNYERMQASGYLYMLLPQLRKMYGDGTPELKEMMKLHTQFFNTSPFFHTIITGFDLALEEKDGVNSKDAVNGIKTGLMGPFAPLGDSIFGSLVPAIMGSIAATIASQGQPWGIFLWIAVAVAYDIFRWKQLEFAYKEGTNLINNMQSTLTALIEAASVLGIFMVGALIATMINVDVTWMPHIGDKAIDIQDMLNLIFPRLVPAIITGVIYWLLGRKGMNSTKAILLIIVAAIAFSAFGHFCFGMQ, encoded by the coding sequence ATGACGAATTCTAATAACTACAAACTCACTAAAGAGGATTTTAAACAAATCAACAAACGTAGCCTCTTCACCTTCCAATTAGGTTGGAACTACGAACGGATGCAGGCTTCTGGTTACCTTTACATGCTTCTTCCACAATTGCGGAAAATGTATGGAGATGGCACACCTGAATTGAAAGAAATGATGAAATTGCATACGCAATTCTTCAATACTTCTCCATTCTTCCACACCATTATCACTGGTTTTGATTTGGCTTTGGAAGAAAAAGATGGTGTCAACTCTAAAGATGCGGTTAACGGGATCAAGACAGGTCTCATGGGACCATTTGCCCCTCTTGGAGACTCTATCTTTGGATCTTTGGTTCCAGCTATTATGGGATCTATTGCAGCAACCATCGCGTCACAAGGTCAACCATGGGGTATCTTCCTTTGGATTGCTGTAGCAGTTGCTTATGATATCTTCCGTTGGAAACAGTTGGAATTTGCTTATAAAGAAGGTACCAACTTAATCAACAACATGCAAAGTACCTTGACTGCTTTGATCGAAGCAGCTTCTGTACTTGGTATCTTCATGGTCGGTGCCTTGATTGCAACAATGATCAATGTGGATGTAACCTGGATGCCACACATCGGGGACAAAGCCATCGATATCCAAGACATGCTCAATTTGATCTTCCCACGCTTGGTTCCAGCTATTATCACAGGTGTGATTTACTGGTTGCTTGGACGTAAAGGAATGAACTCAACTAAAGCTATCTTGTTGATTATCGTCGCAGCGATTGCCTTCTCTGCCTTTGGTCATTTCTGCTTCGGCATGCAGTAA
- a CDS encoding GntR family transcriptional regulator, protein MAIPKYQHIKDDLKQQIISGKFENGDKFYTEAELIKIYDVSSITVVRALNDLAADGYIVRQQGKGTFVSRARKHKLVEFSDVETFPIQKAKVKVLSIKRGNTLSILDKLGLNPTQFYYKIERTRHTGDDTYIFHQTYVPEQYINPNYPNLEYYSSIYDRFKEDYHIHMNDEHFEEVNEIVFPTPSKIAKVLKIDENFPTVKQVKTTKLEATGQILEYTETYKRGDYYKIKFISCDRDH, encoded by the coding sequence ATGGCAATTCCAAAGTACCAACACATCAAAGATGATTTGAAGCAGCAAATTATCTCAGGAAAATTTGAAAATGGAGATAAATTTTATACGGAAGCTGAACTCATCAAAATTTATGATGTCAGCTCTATCACCGTTGTCCGTGCTTTGAACGACCTCGCCGCCGATGGCTACATTGTCCGTCAGCAAGGAAAGGGAACCTTTGTTTCTCGTGCTCGAAAACACAAACTGGTAGAATTTTCAGATGTTGAAACCTTCCCAATCCAAAAGGCCAAAGTCAAAGTTCTCTCTATTAAACGTGGAAATACCTTGAGCATCCTAGACAAACTAGGCCTCAACCCAACGCAATTCTATTATAAAATCGAACGGACTCGCCATACAGGGGATGATACCTATATCTTCCACCAAACCTATGTTCCCGAACAATACATCAATCCAAACTATCCAAATTTGGAATACTATAGCTCTATCTATGATCGCTTCAAAGAAGACTACCACATTCATATGAATGATGAGCACTTCGAAGAAGTCAACGAAATCGTCTTTCCTACACCTAGCAAGATTGCTAAAGTATTGAAGATCGACGAAAATTTCCCAACAGTCAAACAAGTGAAGACGACCAAGCTAGAAGCGACTGGCCAAATCCTTGAATACACGGAAACCTATAAACGCGGTGACTACTACAAGATCAAGTTCATCTCCTGTGACCGCGATCACTAA
- a CDS encoding ketopantoate reductase family protein has product MKIAILGLGVIGTAYAYAFQKAGHQVEHVLRDSKKSTAPKELSVDLLDGRYQSKGENKHDTYEVRVAEADSEYDFIFLSVRHGLVQEAVETLRKNNIKGTLVFFCNFWDTRKEVQKWATDYDYILAFPTAGGHMQENHLDGVLFDHLMLEGEQKAHISNYGDLTTLLTSADLKWEVPHDMVEWIWIHMAINAGVTSTAARSGNLEKPEELALNLMNSSSELSLAIKAIREALKVVEARGVNLKLYKAELLPYKIPAWIAGKAMKVMFAKNELTRKIMTLHNDKQDIFYCCQSVYLTGQELGVKMPILKANMKGISL; this is encoded by the coding sequence GTGAAAATAGCGATTCTAGGACTTGGAGTCATCGGGACCGCTTATGCCTACGCCTTTCAAAAAGCAGGCCATCAAGTGGAACACGTACTGAGAGATAGTAAGAAAAGCACAGCTCCGAAGGAGTTGTCGGTTGATTTGCTAGATGGTCGCTATCAATCCAAGGGTGAAAATAAACACGACACCTATGAGGTTCGTGTGGCGGAAGCTGATTCGGAATATGATTTTATTTTTCTGAGTGTGCGTCATGGGCTTGTCCAAGAAGCTGTGGAAACCTTGCGAAAAAATAATATCAAAGGTACCCTTGTTTTCTTCTGTAATTTCTGGGATACTCGAAAAGAGGTCCAAAAGTGGGCAACAGATTACGACTATATTCTGGCCTTTCCGACAGCGGGTGGACACATGCAGGAGAACCATTTGGATGGTGTCTTGTTTGACCATTTAATGCTAGAAGGTGAGCAAAAAGCACACATTTCTAACTATGGTGATCTGACGACTTTACTGACTTCTGCAGATTTGAAGTGGGAAGTGCCTCATGATATGGTCGAGTGGATTTGGATTCACATGGCAATTAATGCAGGTGTCACTTCGACAGCTGCGCGTTCGGGAAATCTGGAAAAACCAGAAGAACTGGCTTTGAACTTGATGAATAGTTCTTCGGAATTATCATTAGCCATCAAGGCCATTCGAGAAGCCTTGAAAGTTGTAGAAGCGCGTGGAGTGAATTTGAAGCTTTACAAAGCAGAACTCTTACCTTATAAAATCCCGGCTTGGATAGCAGGAAAAGCCATGAAAGTCATGTTTGCGAAAAATGAGCTGACCCGAAAAATCATGACCTTACACAATGATAAACAGGACATCTTCTATTGTTGTCAAAGTGTTTATCTGACTGGTCAAGAATTAGGTGTGAAGATGCCTATTCTGAAAGCAAATATGAAGGGCATTTCGCTTTAG